A genome region from Leishmania mexicana MHOM/GT/2001/U1103 complete genome, chromosome 28 includes the following:
- a CDS encoding putative protein kinase, with translation MDIAADFARRGLRFVGFLGCGAFGDTYVVRDANDTCFVVKRSKSLVKQSGFLEEYLGMMNLCSLNVVTSHDAWIDRESRVCILMDYCDAGDLGDYLKKDYPLPEEEVLNIIAQLLLGLDHIHKRNRVHRDIKPENIFLSSARAGGGRWPVAKLGDFGSVKRLSRCGARVVSRVGTPLYLAPEIIAGYAYTSKADIWSMGLVVYRMMVNDSPFKVTSVDTHTRCVLRLSPPHPSTLSGYSRALGDCVMAMLSRNWKRRPNAQALLSCDLFQPTLLRHLWIPALPHVSACLFVQLRSSLLVVYAAPNECAQTLRTLEFGDQVYLSSPKDHSHHGVWLEVLYPFAGFIRNTGTGEPLFDWYASDECTASIGSPIQYPGSGREACVS, from the coding sequence ATGGATATTGCAGCCGACTTTGCCCGTCGCGGGCTGCGCTTTGTCGGCTTCCTTGGATGCGGCGCTTTCGGGGACACGTATGTTGTTCGGGATGCAAACGACACCTGCTTTGTTGTGAAGCGTTCAAAGTCGCTGGTGAAGCAATCCGGCTTTCTCGAGGAGTATCTCGGAATGATGAATCTTTGCAGTCTCAATGTCGTAACGTCCCACGACGCATGGATCGACCGCGAGAGCCGCGTTTGTATTCTCATGGACTATTGCGACGCCGGGGATCTTGGTGACTACCTGAAAAAGGACTACCCCTtgccggaggaggaggtgcttaATATTATTGCTCAACTCCTCCTCGGGCTTGATCACATACACAAGAGAAACAGAGTGCACCGTGACATAAAACCGGAAAACATATTCCTCTCATCGGCGAGGGCAGGCGGCGGTAGGTGGCCGGTGGCAAAGCTCGGTGATTTCGGATCGGTGAAGCGCCTTTCGCGGTGTGGTGCGCGCGTCGTTTCGCGTGTCGGCACCCCGCTTTACCTAGCGCCAGAGATTATTGCGGGCTACGCCTACACATCGAAGGCAGATATTTGGAGCATGGGGCTTGTTGTGTATCGTATGATGGTGAACGATTCACCGTTTAAGGTCACCAGTGTGGACACTCACACAAGATGTGTCCTTAGGCtttcccctcctcaccctAGCACGCTGAGTGGGTACAGCCGAGCGCTTGGGGACTGCGTGATGGCAATGCTGAGCAGAAACTGGAAGCGCCGACCTAACGCGCAAGCACTACTGAGTTGTGATTTGTTTCAACCAACGTTGCTGCGGCATCTTTGGATACCCGCGCTGCCACACGTATCTGCGTGCCTGTTTGTGCAACTGCGGTCGTCACTGCTCGTGGTCTATGCGGCACCGAATGAGTGTGCCCAAACTCTACGCACCCTCGAATTCGGCGATCAAGTATACCTTTCTTCTCCAAAGGATCACTCGCACCATGGCGTATGGTTGGAGGTGTTGTACCCGTTTGCCGGGTTTATCCGCAATACGGGTACGGGGGAGCCTCTTTTTGACTGGTATGCTTCCGATGAGTGCACTGCCAGCATCGGTAGCCCGATCCAGTATCCTGGATCGGGCAGGGAAGCATGTGTGTCGTAA
- a CDS encoding glucose 6-phosphate N-acetyltransferase,putative, giving the protein MSSSIVIRDLEARDLGEVLELLSHLTFAPALSQEELEQLHARRVLAGVRTRVAVSSTTQKILGTASLIVEPKFTRGGKCVGHVEDVVTHPDCRGQGIGRELLSNLVEVARASDCYKVVLNCTDDMVAYYSKAGFGKCENQMRMNIVPQ; this is encoded by the coding sequence ATGAGTAGTTCTATCGTCATCCGAGATCTGGAGGCGCGTGATTTGGGAGAAGTGCTAGAGCTGCTTAGCCACCTCACGTTCGCCCCTGCGCTTTCGCAAGAAGAGCTGGAACAATTGCACGCTCGCCGCGTGCTTGCAGgggtgcgcacacgcgttgcGGTCTCCTCCACGACGCAGAAGATTCTAGGAACCGCCTCTCTTATTGTGGAGCCGAAGTTCACTCGCGGTGGAAAGTGCGTCGGCCACGTGGAGGATGTGGTGACCCACCCGGACTGTCGTGGTCAGGGCATTGGCCGCGAGTTGCTTAGCAACCTTGTGGAGGTCGCGAGGGCGAGCGATTGCTACAAGGTGGTCCTCAATTGTACGGATGACATGGTTGCCTATTACTCCAAAGCCGGCTTTGGAAAATGTGAGAATCAGATGCGTATGAACATTGTACCCCAATGA